Below is a genomic region from Eupeodes corollae chromosome 1, idEupCoro1.1, whole genome shotgun sequence.
ttttattatttatatttatgggGTTAAGAGAATTGTTCGATTGTCacccaaaaatgaaaattaaaaatttgaatttgaggtttcgaatttgtttttctttgcttCAAGAAGGACCGATGTCGTTAACATCTGGCTTATAAAGCTTTTTATGGGCTTCCAATAAGAGCTTtagttatgatttttaaaagaagagtATTTTGTAATAgaaacaatttaacattttgttgcatttcaagAACAAAATCGGAAAAGATTCGTCCTGGCTGATGATCGGCAGCCCTGAGTACTGAGAACTGAGATTTAAGACCAAAGTCTGCTGTGTAATGTCGTTTGCGGATGGTCGAATATCGGTCAAATAGATGGctgttcaaaatgaaactttttatttaaaaaaaaaagcttacaatGTTGAGAAGTGTTTCATAATTATGATGATCTGTTTATTTTGTCAAGTTTGAGTCAGTTTGGTTCTTATTTTTAGGTACTAAGCAAATATTGTTCAAATAGCTTATAATTTgactgttttaaattaaatatttacaccATATCCGCAACAATGAAGTTATTTTTTATGTTGATCCCAACTtacttattgattttttaatgttattcatttcgaattaaaaaataactaactCGATCAAAAGGTAggctactgcgccgtccctcgggattggattcgaagaccttccgggctgaagcgtagatgtccatccgctctacatgacctagccatctaagccattggactttaattctgctaaccatttcagtgtcactgtacagcccgtatagttagtcgttaaatcttctcctccattctccatcatGCGTACGGcctacgggaccaaaaatcacccaaagaattcttccccgaagcatcctaagacgctcttatctttctttgacattgTCCAGGCCtcggcgccataaatgagaaccaggatgaaGAGTGTCTTATATGgatagtgattttagatgctcgagagaggactttacttctcaattgccttgtAAGTcgaaagaaacagcgatttgcaagagttattcttcgtttgatttcagcactggtgtcgttgcgttgtctgtgttaatagcggtgcctaagtAGAACAACACGTGCGTCGTTCTTCAATGTCCTTTTTAGATGAcatcatatacttggtcttgccctcattgaccactaaacccatcttctttgcttccgcaatgctcaaaaacgctccactgacatcacgctttgatcttccaattatgtcaatatcatctgcgtatccgagtaattggatgtacatttggaagattgtgcctctagtgttgacggttgagttttgcacaattctttccagaacgatgttgaagaagtcgcatgacagtgaatcgccttgtctaaaaccttttttgacatcgaatgcatcggtaagatcttttccgaccttgatagagcagaggacattttccatcgtcattctgcacaaactgacaagtttgacagggatgtgttgtatgtcctttcttgacgacattaaccattaaaccaatttttgccgcttctgcctcaatactcacaaaagccccattgacaccacgctgagttcttccgattatgtcaatgtcatcaccatatgctagtaattggacagacttttaaaagctAGTGCCTCTGGTGATGACgtgtaagctctgcactattctttcgcATCGAAAgcttctccatggtcatcctgcacaaacggaggaATTTTGCAGGGATGCTACAACtatacatggctctatacagctcgtccttgtacatactgtcatatgcggccttataacctattcttgtttttttttccaggaaTGTGAATAtggccgtaatgtgaatatttgatcgaatgtGCAcattcctggtctaaaaccacactgataatgacTTACCATGTTGTTGAGAAGAagaagagaagattttgtaggcgatgttaagtaaactgattcctctatagttggtgcggttaagagggtctccttttgtcaagatcgggcaaacaatactgaggttccattcatcgggaaggctttctttcgaccataccttccagataagttggtgcatgctcctaaccaacttatctccatctaatttaaagagctcggcattcaagccatctgctatAGCGGTTTTGTTAaactttagcttagatatggaaatcttcacttcatctaagtcgggaggacgggattgttggctttcgtcatctgtgttgaatggatcatcatcttgtctgacagtggaattccgttcgtcgtcgccgttatacagtctgcagaagtggtcatttcatatcctcagcattgactgcggtttcactatgatggttccactttcgtctttgcagccttcggttctaggtttatgtacctgagaatttcatttcaccataaaactttcgaacttcattcctgcttttaaacctctcaacatcttcaaccgcGAGCTTCTCATGCCCTGGCTTTTTGCTTCTGAGAAgttggtgttcctctcgcctcttctgctcatagagctcatgtgcacctctcgtccttttatgtgtgcctattgtttggctgcatttgcctgccgaaatttctcatcaaaccaggggttccgtgttggtggttgcttgaaacccagcacgtcagagcgGTTCTCCGATTGCATCTTGgcgagaggttacttgtaactcggtcagcATCTCGCTGTTTTACCTAGGGCAAAcctgaagtgctaccttggctaaaaCTCGGTAATAGCCCGATTCGCTGTTACCTCCTCAGAAGGTTCGGACAACCATgatgctgaaagcgtgtctggcatcgatcacaatatggtcaatctggtttacggtagattgatctaaagaactccaagttcttttgtggatgttaaggtgtggaaaacgcgtactggccaCCATTACGTTtagccccgcagcaaaatctataagcctgaatccgttgtcgaaagtgttgtggtgcaggctgtttttcccgatcattccaccaaagatgtcttcccttcctagcttgacaTTAAAAGTGtccagaacaattttaatatcgtagttaGGACTCTACTCATAtcttttgtctaagagctcgaaaaacatatccttggtgttgtcatccttttcttctgtgggggcgtgtgtGCATATTAGtcttatgttgccgaatttagccttgatgcggatggtcatcaggcgctcgttgatgcacctataacTCAAGACTTGTTGCAAAAGTCTCGTACCAAttacaaagccgcatccaaataagcgctgttggtaaccattgtaaatatcgcagtttttcatcctgtttttgcccggcccatcccatcgtatttcctggatggcggtgatgtctgctttatagcagtatagggcctccgctaattcttcgctGCACTTGGTCTGtcaagggacctaacatttcactagcatatccgaagttcgttgtccttatttcgtttgcttgggttgtcgaCCGTCAGCATCCGaggtttgttggtgcttcgcaactgggTTTTATTTATGTGATCAGGAAGTCACCATGACCCTAACGCACAACCTTCAACCTGCAGGACCAGGTCTTGGATTTAACTCCAAGGGCGTGAGCCGGAATAAAgcataaaccgctccttacaggcctgggcttgaATATGTCGAAGTAGCCTtgtaaggtgttcactaagtagttcaaccttactggaactgtaaacgccaccgttgattccatctcgggaattcctccgctgccgtctgaatAAATGGAGAGGTGTCTCAGTGGATACACCTCTCCCTCCCTGTCTAATTTTCTACCCCCAACAATTTTCCATTGagtttggaacccaatctccagttgatgtactaggcacccgatgttcaccacggggagatGGGAGTAATATGTAGTTGATAGAGAGAGGTGGGTTTTTATAAATACGTGTGGACGCTTgcgtcctcttgaatgcacatgtctaccatttgaacacctGTCTGTTAAAGCGACAGGAGTTTTGAAGGACCGTCTTAACTTCACTAATTTGCTGTAGTCGAAGGATTGCCTTTCTGATGATAACGTTAAGAAAGTCAACAAGAATAGTGGTGAAGTTTGTATAAAATGCTAACAAACTCGAAtactttttaaggaaaatagACATGAGCAacacaaattcttaaattaatcCGTTCTGACATTTGCGTTCTAATTGATATTATTTCTTGTCGTGGTGCACGTTTTTTTATGGTACTAGTCGACGATTATAGTAGTTTAGtttagcttattttttttaaagcagtcAGAAATCGTTTCATCTTTTCTTTTTGTCGGATTCAAAAATTTCAGTGAAAGACAGAGCAATGCATTCGGCAAGAAAATGGAATTTAACACCAGGGGACAGCACAATATACCTACGAAAAAGCAGAACGGTTAAGCATAGAGATGAAAGCATACTGCATGTTATTTGACGTTGGACTTGACGTAAAGGTTTTCAGTCGCTACTGCTGTTGTCATATTAACAGATCTTCTTGGAAATCAATAACGCGTGTTAGGTACTCCTAAGGAAATTTTTTATGGACGAGTTCCAAATCTTTGTCATGTTTGAGTTTTTGGTGTAAGGCAATGGGGGCATTCATAAAGCTAGTGACCACGCAGTcagaatgcaaaattgcactacaaagctagttaatctggaactgtcatattaatgagaaatacaaatacatatataaaataagaaaaatttgtcttttcagaactataaatatttgtcttttctttttaaaatcaataaaaccaaatagaagatgTAATTAGGGTTATCAGGAACTTCTTTTCCCATGTATTTGTTcccaaattcgaaaaattggtattcTTCATAGATTTGTGTTATACTTTCGGCTTAGCAAACAcgcatttaaatatgttttaagtcCAATAAGTTCAGGATTTCAAACGACTCAAAGTTCTGCAATTccaccaattttaaaacttgtgtGCGCACTACTTATTCTTcttcagttttaatttataGTCCAGCCAAacctatacaattttatattctaAAACCCTTCTGTAATATTCTTTGTTACGTACTTTATGCCACTCTTTACCCTCTCGTATAAGAGGTCCCAATGCGTTTAGCTCAAGGGCAAACGAATCCCAATATTGGGCTTGGTTTATCCAAACGTCCCGAGACCCTTGGCAATGTCCACCAATTTTGAGAACTGGGCGTTGTTGGTTCTTTTAATGCTAtaccaataaaagttgtaactataatttatttaataattatttaatttgttcttaccTTTGTCGATTTTCACTCCTTTTTTTGTCGCAACAAAAAATCTACACAACTACttcgaattcaaaaaaactaCATATGATTTTTTCAGTCACCAAGAATTACAGTTGGACCGATTATGACCGATAAAGGCGAGCATTCGCCAATTGTAATAGAAAGACATTTCAATTAgccaaatttttgaagttaagtCGAACGTCAACTTGGCGAATCGCAAACAGTAATGCGAAAGTCacatttgcttatttttttaggCGACTCGCGAGTGATAATACGGCCCTTGAGCACCATTAACTATCACGCCACATTCGCTTAAAGTCCagcaaatattataaatgcacAAACTCGTATATAAGTTTTTCGTAAATATGAGCTTGAGCATTCTTCCCTTTGAACGCACTTTGAGATGGGACCAAATCAAATAGAGAATAAAAACCATTTCATTCAGTTTAATATCtttgtgtattttatatttCGTTCATAGAAATAACAATTTAGTTATTTAACATTATGAACAATTATTTTCTCactcttaaaatttcataaatcatAAATCCTTCTCCCCTCTTACAATGAGTAtgaccaaaaataataaattttcaataaagttcttgaaattcttaaattacaaaaaacataaacaaaataataataatgaaatgtCTCTgacaatattaataattaatcaTGATgacaaaagaaacttaaaaattatacaaatcaaatcacattcattgacataattttattttttttaatttattttaaaactaaaaatcagTTAAATAGAAGTCTTTTCAATTGATCAGTCAAGCTCAACTCAAGCAACTGATACACACATCTCAAGGCGGCGTTTCTAGTCATCTTGCACCGAACCaccatctctctctctctggcTCTCCCTCCTCTCTATCCCTCTCTTTTTCTTTACTCACTAAATCTAGGTCGCTTAAGAAAGAATTCAATCACATTGTCCAAATCAGTGAGACACGCTTTGGATTTGCTAACATTCGAGTCCCAAACCCGCAGATTCGACGAGAAGTCCTGCAATTTATCCAAACTAGCAGCCAGATCTTGAGCCAGCGACTTAGCCGTCTGCGAGAGGCCACCTCCGAAAGACTTGGACGACTTTGTACTGCCGCTGTCGTAGGGCTGGCCGATTCGGTTGAATTCATGCAGCTCGCCATAGTCCAGGACATCCCAGTCGCCTAGTTCCATGTTCCAGGTGAACAGGATGCGACATTCGAATTGTTTCCGATGGAAAACACAGTCAATGTTCCTTGAGCAGTTCAGGCAGTTGTTGCAAGTGGTGGGAAGTTGATCGCGTGCTGTGAAATGGGCCATCAGGACGCAGGAGATAAGATTGCTCCTTGGACAGACCTataatataagattttaaatttaaaactcacaCTTGTTAGTTGAGGAGATGAGAACATTTTCTTACATTGATGAGTTCACAGGCCCAGTCGTAGAAAACATCATAGATCTTGTTGTTCTTCTGGCACAAGTTGCTGATGACGTAGTAGGTGAAGGTCTCCAGATCGAAGGAGTGCTGCGTTATCACCACCGACACACATCGCAGTTTCTCATAGGACATCTGTGAGATCATTTGCATGTCCGAGTAGCACGACCCGTGCACCTCCATTGGCAATGAGGTGTGATAGCCCGGTGAGATGCAgtcatctaaaaaataaaaagaaattaagactTACATTTGGATCTCTTAATCATGGACTCTGGAGTATTAACCTTCTTCACTGGTTATAACCGAAGCAGCATCATCTTCCTCGACGAAGCGTCTTTTAAACTTCTTGGTGCATGTGGGCTTTTCCTGACCGAAGCCACCCTGCAGTGGAACCTCCAGAGTCTTCGGCTCGTCTCGCCTAGGTGACAGGAACGGCACCGTGGTTGGGGACATATTCCCAATTTCATAGTGATTCCGCTTGGCCATCGACACTTGCAGCGGCGAGATCGTGGTGAGTGGCTTGAAATTAAGCATCTGCTGGGATGTGCTGGAAGGTGGCGACTTCTGCTGTTGGAATAGATGCCCTGGCGATCGGATCATCGTATTGCCCACTGGCGAACCGCACGGCGACCTAAATCCATGGTAATGATGGACTGGCGCCGTCGTCGCCGCCACAGCCGACGAGATGTTCTCGTTGGTCTGAGACACTGACGTCGATGGTGGCGAAACACAAGGCGAGTAAAAGTGACTAGTTGCTGCCCGATGGAGGCGATTCGCAGCCGCCGCGCTGCCCGCGAGCATTTGCTGAGTTGTCATGCGTATTTTTGTAAATGGAATAATGTTCTCCGAGTTGTCCTCGGAGAACTCGTACTTCTTGTCGGCCAGACGCCGCTTCCGGAACGTCCCGATCTTCTCGCACTTCTCATTGTCCTCGGAGAACTCGTAGGCGCTGGCCTTGTCACTTGAACTGGTGCTGGCTCCCTGTAAGTCCACCGTTGTTATGCCGTTGCGATAGGACTTTGTGACGATTCGATGATTGCGCTTGCCCTGGTGATTCACCAAACTGACTTTCGTCTGACTACCGCCCACTGCTGGGCTGCTTGTTGTCTGGCTCTTCGAGGAATTCGAGGATCCGGCCCCCGAGCTCAGGCCGCATGTGAAGATCAACTCGTCGAAGTTCTTAGTTTTCGCCGGATCCCCCAGTCTATGCGCCGCCTTCTCTCCGCTGCCACTGCCACTCGTCTGAGCCTCGTTTTCGATGTCCGAGAAGTCGGCGATTATCCGCGCGACTATGTTATTCGTGTTATCACAACCAATTGTTTCTTCTTTAGCTACCGGAGTTTGTCTGGGGAAGGCCGTGGATGGCTGTTTCTTCTCCACAACCGgttgctgctgatgatgatgatgatgcaccTCTTGGGGCGGAGTGCAACGCACCACTGCTGCCACAGCTGCAATCGATTGAGGATGGTTGTTATGATTGTTGTTGGGCGCGGCCTCTAAGTCCACATGCAGCATGTGTATAAATCCATTGGCAATTATTATAACCCTATTGGGACATATCAAATTGATATGTGGATTGAATTTTGGATCGGATTCTGTCGTTGAGTATTTTGTGTGAATTGTTAGATTGCATTTGATGCATAGAGCGTCACAACGAGAAACTAGAAGCGAAACAAAACAAAGGATATAGCTACCATTTTCAAGCCCTTTTGGTAAGTGGTAAGGTTGTTTCTTTTACTTACATCCATCTTCGTCAAATTCACGCAACTTCTTGCAATCCAAACAACCTAGTTTAGGAACTTTTACGTAAGTTAGGTAGGACTCTTCATTTTCATTCTCTGCCGCTCCATGGACAATCAGGACTCTAGGATTA
It encodes:
- the LOC129939453 gene encoding uncharacterized protein LOC129939453, yielding MENRFESGIFSEASSYFISDSSDEDSDECSDVPTSKAPGTPDVSAAAVAASVEVNLHTMLMNRENCGHFSGNRRNKQMKRAFTKVPSRLGFCLKDIVPYCYLQGHMFMGLTACGQYLLSYKVCCNESSNANASYFNIGYKYTLYFWIYRPHQPLRRFFKSCLFDDHGADNLKTVTMAQWVTNPRVLIVHGAAENENEESYLTYVKVPKLGCLDCKKLREFDEDGFSRCDALCIKCNLTIHTKYSTTESDPKFNPHINLICPNRVIIIANGFIHMLHVDLEAAPNNNHNNHPQSIAAVAAVVRCTPPQEVHHHHHQQQPVVEKKQPSTAFPRQTPVAKEETIGCDNTNNIVARIIADFSDIENEAQTSGSGSGEKAAHRLGDPAKTKNFDELIFTCGLSSGAGSSNSSKSQTTSSPAVGGSQTKVSLVNHQGKRNHRIVTKSYRNGITTVDLQGASTSSSDKASAYEFSEDNEKCEKIGTFRKRRLADKKYEFSEDNSENIIPFTKIRMTTQQMLAGSAAAANRLHRAATSHFYSPCVSPPSTSVSQTNENISSAVAATTAPVHHYHGFRSPCGSPVGNTMIRSPGHLFQQQKSPPSSTSQQMLNFKPLTTISPLQVSMAKRNHYEIGNMSPTTVPFLSPRRDEPKTLEVPLQGGFGQEKPTCTKKFKRRFVEEDDAASVITSEEDDCISPGYHTSLPMEVHGSCYSDMQMISQMSYEKLRCVSVVITQHSFDLETFTYYVISNLCQKNNKIYDVFYDWACELINVCPRSNLISCVLMAHFTARDQLPTTCNNCLNCSRNIDCVFHRKQFECRILFTWNMELGDWDVLDYGELHEFNRIGQPYDSGSTKSSKSFGGGLSQTAKSLAQDLAASLDKLQDFSSNLRVWDSNVSKSKACLTDLDNVIEFFLKRPRFSE